Proteins found in one Streptomyces sp. CB09001 genomic segment:
- a CDS encoding tetratricopeptide repeat protein gives MRDSHRVEAEGLLRRAVEEEVRRSGGRTDGNVLLSRARAALDAMAGTAGEEYTAYTHALDEAAAGQLTFRQRYAREGAGTPLLVAAVAAVAAVVADVALGTGTGTAVGAGVTVGVVGAAATVVKVVGAHVPAAHHRAGAVGQPGGPEQLRLQWLTALEVRGIRPFLDQQRMLAASTAPAKTGPKLRGTDKSAAARGRSALEQSFGQLPEPEGAFAGRRAEMARLRQWVQAARASTETKPTVVVLHGAPGSGRTTLAVRAVHELRDYFRGACLVDLRGSGSAAGGAGTGGPGSGGGSGSVGSVEGGESPLSTRDALLHLLNRLGAPREQLLFRERSSADQQVKRLSELYHQHLTGVPVTVVLDDASDPEQVRTLVPERSDSLVLVTARQALRLPPDLPARVYDLPVEVLDSAGAEELLGAAAEDASGPYDAESSEQIRQLCGGLPLALRIAGSSLGPRSPRALATDLAAYGPVEPVERALWLRYTDQSEPARRLLRRLALAGRTSLGAAAAAALLATDETEATRQLAALSRAGLIDHVRGSRYRLHDVVRAFARARLADEEEPGERTAAQERLIANYAELADSVLRLVDGNMSTRSNQFGQYGFTSLDEALRWLDDESSFITAALRHAEGVDQGTVLNLLGALCDYCLLRGDLYRLGEISELAQSVDQGLLVRSVQWRTGIAARQLGELDKARTTLASVVDLYRDAHHDAGAARALCSLGITLHHQGNLTDAAAKLQEALDLQAPPELATDRAWTLHALAAVQRDRARLAEALELLTESLVLHRAGESVHGQAWAHFQLGQLHLRMGDVPGAESDLREALDLYGRTQDARGEAWALTQLARARLVDGDVSAAVEGLRRAETRHRENADARGKAWSIYYLGQALEETGALDQSVRALERSRTMFSRMRDVYGLACARHHSARVTRDQRAAQTGSLRNSGFARQLLVDARADFQRIGVGHGEAWTCLELAVVDAGNARTPQALALCDEAAALFAGYGDRRGEDWARFLRCTLLPYAAPGGVEIGTAVAQEELAQLSRARHPVRDPKLDDYVDAYQLLLERGVQLEAGWQAWRLGMVPGRQAREVMGVAVTA, from the coding sequence ATGCGGGACAGTCATCGGGTGGAGGCCGAAGGGCTGCTCAGGCGAGCCGTGGAGGAGGAGGTACGGCGCTCGGGCGGACGCACGGACGGGAACGTACTGCTCTCCAGGGCGCGCGCGGCGCTGGACGCGATGGCGGGGACGGCGGGCGAGGAGTACACGGCCTACACCCACGCCCTCGACGAGGCGGCGGCCGGACAGCTCACCTTCCGCCAGCGCTACGCCCGTGAGGGCGCCGGCACTCCCCTGCTGGTGGCCGCCGTGGCCGCGGTCGCCGCGGTGGTGGCCGACGTGGCGCTGGGTACCGGCACCGGCACCGCGGTGGGCGCGGGGGTGACGGTCGGGGTCGTCGGCGCGGCGGCGACCGTGGTGAAGGTGGTCGGGGCCCATGTGCCGGCCGCCCACCACCGGGCCGGGGCGGTCGGCCAGCCCGGCGGGCCCGAGCAGTTGCGGCTGCAGTGGCTCACCGCGCTGGAGGTGCGCGGCATCCGGCCGTTCCTGGACCAGCAGCGGATGCTCGCCGCGTCCACCGCACCGGCCAAGACCGGGCCGAAGCTGCGGGGTACCGACAAGAGCGCGGCCGCCCGGGGGCGCAGCGCGCTGGAGCAGTCGTTCGGGCAGCTACCGGAACCGGAGGGCGCGTTCGCGGGCCGGCGGGCGGAGATGGCACGGCTGCGGCAGTGGGTCCAGGCGGCCCGCGCGAGCACCGAGACCAAGCCGACGGTGGTGGTGCTGCACGGGGCGCCCGGCAGCGGCCGTACGACGCTTGCGGTCCGGGCCGTCCACGAGCTGCGGGACTACTTCCGCGGGGCCTGCCTGGTCGACCTGCGCGGGTCCGGGTCCGCCGCGGGCGGCGCCGGGACGGGCGGCCCCGGATCCGGCGGCGGTTCCGGATCGGTCGGCTCCGTGGAGGGCGGGGAGTCGCCGCTGAGCACCCGGGACGCCCTGCTGCACCTGCTGAACCGGCTCGGGGCGCCGCGCGAGCAGCTGCTGTTCCGGGAGCGGTCCTCCGCGGACCAGCAGGTCAAGCGGCTCAGCGAGCTGTACCACCAGCATCTGACCGGCGTCCCGGTCACCGTCGTCCTCGACGACGCCTCGGACCCCGAGCAGGTGCGCACGCTGGTGCCGGAGCGCTCGGACAGCCTGGTGCTGGTCACCGCGCGCCAGGCGCTGCGGCTCCCGCCCGACCTGCCCGCCCGGGTGTACGACCTGCCCGTGGAGGTGCTGGACTCGGCGGGCGCGGAGGAGCTGCTGGGCGCCGCCGCCGAGGACGCGTCGGGGCCGTACGACGCCGAGTCGAGCGAGCAGATCCGGCAGCTGTGCGGCGGGCTGCCGCTGGCGCTGCGGATCGCCGGGTCGTCGCTGGGCCCGCGCTCGCCGCGCGCGCTGGCGACCGACCTGGCCGCCTACGGCCCGGTGGAGCCGGTCGAGCGGGCGCTGTGGCTGCGCTACACCGACCAGTCGGAGCCGGCCCGGCGGCTGCTGCGCCGGCTGGCGCTCGCGGGGCGCACCTCGCTGGGTGCCGCGGCCGCCGCCGCGCTGCTGGCCACGGACGAGACGGAGGCGACCCGGCAGCTCGCGGCGCTGTCGCGGGCGGGACTGATCGACCACGTCCGCGGCAGCCGCTACCGCCTGCACGACGTGGTGCGCGCCTTCGCCCGCGCCCGCCTCGCCGACGAGGAGGAGCCCGGCGAGCGGACGGCCGCGCAGGAACGGCTCATCGCCAACTACGCCGAGCTGGCCGACTCCGTACTGCGCCTGGTCGACGGCAACATGTCGACCCGCTCCAACCAGTTCGGCCAGTACGGCTTCACGTCCCTGGACGAGGCACTGCGCTGGCTGGACGACGAGTCGAGCTTCATCACGGCGGCACTGCGGCACGCGGAGGGCGTCGACCAGGGCACGGTCCTGAACCTGCTGGGCGCGCTGTGCGACTACTGCCTGCTGCGCGGCGACCTGTACCGGCTGGGTGAGATCAGCGAACTGGCGCAGTCCGTGGACCAGGGGCTGCTGGTGCGCTCGGTGCAGTGGCGCACCGGTATCGCGGCCCGGCAGCTGGGCGAGCTGGACAAGGCGCGTACGACGCTGGCCTCCGTGGTCGACCTGTACCGGGACGCCCACCACGACGCCGGCGCGGCGCGCGCCCTGTGCTCGCTGGGGATCACGCTGCACCACCAGGGCAACCTGACCGACGCGGCGGCCAAGCTCCAGGAGGCGCTGGACCTCCAGGCCCCGCCGGAGCTGGCCACGGACCGGGCGTGGACGCTGCACGCGCTGGCGGCGGTGCAGCGCGACCGGGCCCGGCTGGCCGAGGCGCTGGAGCTGCTCACCGAGTCACTGGTGCTGCACCGGGCGGGCGAGTCGGTGCACGGCCAGGCCTGGGCCCACTTCCAGCTCGGCCAGCTGCACCTGCGGATGGGCGATGTGCCGGGCGCGGAGTCGGACCTGCGGGAGGCCCTGGACCTGTACGGGCGCACCCAGGACGCCCGCGGCGAGGCCTGGGCGCTGACCCAGCTGGCGCGGGCCCGGCTGGTGGACGGGGACGTGTCCGCGGCGGTGGAGGGGCTGCGACGGGCGGAGACCCGGCACCGGGAGAACGCGGACGCGCGCGGCAAGGCGTGGAGCATCTACTACCTGGGCCAGGCACTGGAGGAGACGGGCGCCCTGGACCAGTCGGTGCGCGCACTGGAACGCTCCCGCACGATGTTCTCCCGGATGCGGGACGTGTACGGCCTGGCCTGCGCCCGGCACCACTCGGCCCGGGTCACCCGGGACCAGCGGGCCGCCCAGACCGGCTCGCTGCGCAACTCGGGCTTCGCCCGCCAGCTCCTGGTCGACGCGCGCGCCGACTTCCAGCGCATCGGCGTCGGGCACGGCGAGGCCTGGACGTGCCTGGAGCTGGCGGTCGTGGACGCGGGCAACGCCCGTACCCCGCAGGCGCTGGCCCTGTGCGACGAGGCCGCCGCCCTCTTCGCCGGGTACGGCGACCGGCGCGGCGAGGACTGGGCCCGCTTCCTGCGCTGCACGCTGCTGCCCTACGCCGCCCCCGGCGGGGTGGAGATCGGCACGGCGGTGGCGCAGGAGGAGCTGGCCCAGCTGTCCCGCGCCCGCCATCCGGTCCGCGACCCCAAGCTGGACGACTACGTGGACGCCTACCAGCTCCTGCTGGAGCGCGGCGTACAGCTGGAGGCGGGCTGGCAGGCCTGGCGCCTGGGCATGGTCCCGGGCCGCCAGGCGCGGGAGGTGATGGGCGTGGCGGTCACGGCCTGA
- a CDS encoding FAD binding domain-containing protein, translating to MVTARITVNGKEAPIAPAAPHTTVLDFLRERGLTGTKEGCAEGECGACSVLVARPGVNKPTDWVPVNACLVPVAALDGQEVVTSEGLATVEAPGTPPVLHPVQEEMAARGGSQCGYCTPGFVCSMAAEYYRPDRCAHADRGADPSAADSADSHDSGDSRDSGDSHDAEHGPNGFDLHALSGNLCRCTGYRPIRDAAFAVGAPTDEDPLARRREQDPPAPVATEYRQDDSAFLRRSTLAETLRLLRERPDAVVVAGSTDWGVEVNIRSRRADCVVAVDRLPELRELRVESDHVEIGAALTLTEIERRLDGAVPLLAQLFPQFASRLIRNGATLGGNLGTGSPIGDSPPVLLALEASLVLADADGEREVPLADYFTGYRQSVRRPGELIRAVRLPLPLAPVTAFHKIAKRRFDDISSVAVAFALDIEDGTVRKARIGLGGVAATPVRALATEAALEGRPWTAGTAEAAAEVLRGEGTPMSDHRASADYRSAMLGQSLLKLYAQTTEAVPS from the coding sequence ATGGTGACGGCGCGGATCACGGTCAACGGAAAAGAAGCACCGATCGCACCGGCCGCCCCGCACACCACGGTGCTCGACTTCCTGCGCGAGCGCGGCCTCACCGGCACCAAGGAGGGCTGCGCGGAGGGCGAGTGCGGCGCCTGTTCGGTGCTGGTGGCCCGCCCGGGGGTGAACAAGCCCACCGACTGGGTGCCGGTCAACGCCTGCCTGGTCCCGGTCGCGGCGCTCGACGGGCAGGAAGTCGTCACCTCCGAGGGGCTCGCCACCGTCGAGGCGCCCGGTACACCGCCCGTCCTGCACCCGGTGCAGGAGGAGATGGCGGCCCGCGGCGGCTCCCAGTGCGGTTACTGCACGCCGGGATTCGTCTGCAGCATGGCGGCCGAGTACTACCGGCCCGACCGCTGCGCCCACGCGGACCGGGGCGCGGACCCGAGCGCTGCCGACAGCGCCGACAGCCACGACAGCGGTGACAGTCGCGACAGCGGCGACAGTCACGACGCCGAGCACGGCCCGAACGGCTTCGACCTGCACGCGCTCAGCGGCAACCTGTGCCGCTGCACCGGCTACCGGCCGATCCGCGACGCCGCGTTCGCCGTCGGCGCGCCCACCGACGAGGATCCGCTGGCCCGGCGCCGCGAGCAGGACCCGCCCGCGCCGGTCGCCACCGAATACCGCCAGGACGACAGCGCCTTCCTGCGCCGCAGCACCCTGGCCGAGACCCTGCGGCTGCTGCGCGAGCGGCCCGACGCCGTGGTGGTCGCCGGCAGCACCGACTGGGGCGTCGAGGTCAACATCCGCTCCCGGCGGGCGGATTGCGTGGTCGCCGTCGACCGGCTGCCCGAACTGCGCGAGCTGCGCGTCGAGTCCGACCACGTCGAGATCGGGGCGGCGCTGACACTCACCGAGATCGAACGCCGCCTCGACGGCGCCGTCCCGCTGCTGGCGCAGCTGTTCCCGCAGTTCGCGTCCCGGCTGATCCGCAACGGCGCGACCCTCGGCGGCAACCTGGGCACCGGCTCGCCCATCGGCGACAGCCCGCCGGTGCTGCTCGCGCTGGAGGCGTCGCTGGTGCTCGCCGACGCCGACGGCGAGCGCGAGGTCCCGCTGGCCGACTACTTCACCGGCTACCGGCAGAGCGTGCGCCGTCCCGGCGAGCTGATCCGCGCCGTGCGCCTGCCGCTGCCGCTTGCTCCGGTCACGGCCTTCCACAAGATCGCCAAGCGGCGCTTCGACGACATCTCCAGCGTGGCGGTCGCCTTCGCGCTCGACATCGAGGACGGCACCGTCCGCAAGGCGCGCATCGGGCTCGGCGGCGTGGCCGCCACCCCGGTCCGCGCGCTCGCCACCGAGGCCGCCCTGGAGGGACGGCCGTGGACCGCCGGGACCGCCGAGGCCGCGGCCGAGGTGCTGCGGGGCGAGGGCACGCCGATGAGCGACCACCGCGCCAGCGCCGACTACCGTTCCGCGATGCTCGGCCAGAGCCTGCTGAAGCTGTACGCACAGACCACCGAGGCGGTGCCGTCATGA
- the xdhB gene encoding xanthine dehydrogenase molybdopterin binding subunit → MSHLSERPEKPVVGVAMPHESAVQHVTGTALYTDDLVQRTKDVLHAYPVQVMKARGRVTALRTGPALAVPGVVRVLTGADVPGVNDAGMKHDEPLFPDEVMFHGHAVAWVLGETLEAARLGAAAVEVDLEELPSVITLQDAIAADSYHGARPVMTHGDVDAGFADSAHVFTGEFQFSGQEHFYLETHAALAQVDENGQVFIQSSTQHPSETQEIVSHVLGVPAHEVTVQCLRMGGGFGGKEMQPHGFAAVAALGARLTGRPVRFRLNRTQDLTMSGKRHGFHATWRIGFDTEGRIQALDATLTADGGWSLDLSEPVLARALCHIDNTYWIPNARVAGRIARTNTVSNTAFRGFGGPQGMLVIEDILGRCAPRLGVDARELRERNFYRPGQGQTTPYGQPVTQPERIAAVWQQVQDNGRVADREREIAAFNAAHPHTKRALAVTGVKFGISFNLTAFNQGGALVLIYKDGSVLINHGGTEMGQGLHTKMLQVAATTLGIPLHKVRLAPTRTDKVPNTSATAASSGADLNGGAVKNACEQLRERLLRVAASQLGSGAADVRIAEGVARTLGSDRELAWDDLVRTAYLQRVQLSAAGYYRTEGLHWDARTFRGSPFKYFAIGAAATEVEVDGFTGAYRIRRVDIVHDVGDSLSPLIDIGQVEGGFVQGAGWLTLEDLRWDTGDGPNRGRLLTQAASTYKLPSFSEMPEEFNVTLLENATEEGAVFGSKAVGEPPLMLAFSVREALRQAAAAFGPRGTAVELASPATPEAVYWAIQSARRGDNAGDGRAGDAAAFDDGAVRTGVEALSGA, encoded by the coding sequence ATGAGCCACCTGTCCGAGCGTCCCGAGAAGCCGGTCGTCGGCGTCGCGATGCCGCACGAGAGTGCCGTCCAGCACGTCACCGGCACCGCGCTGTACACCGACGACCTGGTCCAGCGCACCAAGGACGTGCTGCACGCCTACCCGGTCCAGGTCATGAAGGCCCGCGGCCGGGTCACCGCACTGCGCACCGGGCCCGCACTCGCGGTGCCCGGCGTGGTGCGGGTCCTGACCGGCGCCGACGTACCCGGCGTCAACGACGCCGGCATGAAGCACGACGAGCCGCTCTTCCCCGACGAGGTCATGTTCCACGGCCACGCCGTCGCCTGGGTGCTCGGCGAGACCCTGGAGGCGGCCCGGCTCGGCGCGGCGGCCGTGGAGGTGGACCTCGAGGAGCTGCCCTCGGTCATCACGCTCCAGGACGCCATCGCGGCGGACAGCTACCACGGTGCCCGCCCCGTCATGACGCACGGCGACGTCGACGCGGGCTTCGCCGACTCGGCGCACGTGTTCACCGGCGAGTTCCAGTTCTCCGGGCAGGAGCACTTCTACCTGGAGACACACGCGGCCCTCGCCCAGGTCGACGAGAACGGGCAGGTGTTCATCCAGAGCAGCACCCAGCACCCGTCCGAGACCCAGGAGATCGTCTCGCACGTGCTCGGCGTGCCCGCCCACGAGGTGACCGTGCAGTGCCTGCGGATGGGCGGTGGCTTCGGCGGCAAGGAGATGCAGCCGCACGGTTTCGCGGCCGTCGCCGCGCTCGGCGCCAGGCTGACCGGCCGCCCGGTGCGGTTCCGGCTCAACCGCACCCAGGACCTCACCATGTCCGGCAAGCGGCACGGATTCCACGCCACCTGGCGGATCGGCTTCGACACCGAGGGCCGCATCCAGGCCCTCGACGCCACGCTGACCGCGGACGGCGGCTGGAGTCTTGACCTGTCCGAGCCGGTGCTCGCCCGCGCGCTGTGCCACATCGACAACACGTACTGGATCCCCAACGCGCGGGTCGCCGGCCGCATCGCCCGGACCAACACGGTCTCCAACACCGCCTTCCGCGGCTTCGGCGGACCGCAGGGCATGCTGGTGATCGAGGACATCCTGGGCCGCTGCGCGCCCCGGCTCGGCGTGGACGCCAGGGAGCTGCGGGAACGCAACTTCTACCGGCCCGGCCAGGGCCAGACGACACCGTACGGGCAGCCCGTCACCCAGCCCGAGCGGATCGCCGCCGTCTGGCAGCAGGTCCAGGACAACGGCCGCGTCGCCGACCGCGAGCGCGAGATCGCCGCCTTCAACGCCGCGCACCCGCACACCAAGCGGGCCCTCGCGGTCACCGGCGTGAAGTTCGGCATCTCGTTCAACCTGACCGCCTTCAACCAGGGCGGCGCGCTGGTGCTGATCTACAAGGACGGCTCCGTCCTGATCAACCACGGCGGCACCGAGATGGGCCAGGGCCTGCACACCAAGATGCTCCAGGTGGCCGCGACCACGCTGGGCATTCCGCTGCACAAGGTGCGCCTCGCCCCGACCCGGACCGACAAGGTGCCCAACACCTCCGCCACCGCGGCCAGTTCCGGAGCCGACCTGAACGGCGGGGCGGTGAAGAACGCCTGCGAGCAACTGCGCGAGCGGCTGCTGCGGGTCGCCGCGAGCCAACTGGGCTCGGGCGCCGCGGACGTGCGCATCGCCGAGGGCGTCGCACGCACCCTGGGCAGCGACCGGGAGCTGGCCTGGGACGACCTGGTGCGCACCGCGTACCTCCAGCGGGTCCAGCTCTCGGCGGCCGGCTACTACCGGACCGAGGGGCTGCACTGGGACGCCAGGACGTTCCGGGGGTCGCCCTTCAAGTACTTCGCCATCGGCGCCGCCGCGACCGAGGTGGAGGTGGACGGCTTCACCGGCGCGTACCGCATCCGGCGGGTGGACATCGTGCACGACGTCGGCGACAGCCTCTCCCCGCTGATCGACATCGGCCAGGTCGAGGGCGGTTTCGTGCAGGGCGCGGGCTGGCTGACGCTGGAGGACCTGCGCTGGGACACCGGCGACGGCCCGAACCGCGGCCGCCTGCTGACCCAGGCCGCCAGCACCTACAAGCTGCCGAGCTTCTCGGAGATGCCCGAGGAGTTCAACGTCACCCTCCTGGAGAACGCCACCGAAGAAGGCGCGGTGTTCGGTTCCAAGGCGGTGGGCGAGCCCCCGCTGATGCTGGCGTTCTCGGTGCGCGAGGCGCTGCGTCAGGCGGCCGCCGCGTTCGGGCCGAGGGGGACCGCCGTCGAGCTGGCCTCGCCCGCCACCCCGGAGGCCGTGTACTGGGCGATCCAGTCGGCCCGGCGGGGTGACAACGCCGGAGACGGCCGGGCCGGCGACGCCGCGGCCTTCGACGACGGCGCGGTCCGCACCGGCGTGGAAGCGCTGAGCGGTGCCTGA
- the xdhC gene encoding xanthine dehydrogenase accessory protein XdhC: MTWVAAVARLRARREPGVLVTVATVRGHAPRAAGAKLVVGRTGTWGSIGGGNVEAVAVDRAREMIAAAAPEPEMLDFALNDKVTNRHGVQCCGGTVAVLLEPLPVVRAVAVFGVGHVGLELARILARQDLDLHLVDSRAELLAEERLGVLADAVAQVRTHHTPLLPEEVLAELPPGTHVLIMTHDHAEDAALCDAALRTDHLGSIGLIGSAAKWARFRKRLADEGGHDDAVIDRIKTPIGLADITGKEPATIAVSVAADLLRTFEADRT; encoded by the coding sequence ATGACCTGGGTCGCCGCGGTCGCGCGGTTGCGGGCCCGCCGGGAGCCCGGCGTGCTGGTGACCGTCGCGACCGTGCGCGGCCACGCCCCACGGGCCGCCGGTGCCAAACTCGTCGTGGGACGGACCGGGACCTGGGGCTCGATCGGCGGCGGCAACGTCGAGGCCGTCGCCGTCGACCGGGCCCGGGAGATGATCGCCGCGGCCGCGCCGGAACCGGAGATGCTGGACTTCGCCCTCAACGACAAGGTGACCAACCGGCACGGCGTGCAGTGCTGCGGCGGCACCGTCGCCGTACTGCTCGAACCGCTGCCGGTGGTCCGGGCGGTGGCGGTCTTCGGCGTCGGGCACGTCGGCCTGGAACTGGCGCGCATCCTGGCCCGCCAGGACCTCGACCTGCACCTGGTCGACAGCCGCGCCGAGCTCCTGGCCGAGGAGCGGCTCGGCGTGCTGGCGGACGCCGTGGCGCAGGTGCGCACGCACCACACGCCGCTGCTGCCGGAGGAGGTGCTGGCCGAGCTGCCGCCCGGCACCCACGTCCTGATCATGACCCACGACCACGCCGAGGACGCCGCCCTGTGCGACGCCGCCCTGCGCACGGACCATCTGGGGTCCATCGGACTGATCGGCTCGGCGGCCAAGTGGGCGCGCTTCCGCAAGCGCCTCGCCGACGAGGGCGGCCACGACGACGCCGTCATCGACCGGATCAAGACCCCGATCGGGCTGGCCGACATCACCGGCAAGGAGCCCGCGACCATCGCCGTGAGCGTCGCGGCCGACCTGCTGCGCACCTTCGAGGCGGACCGGACCTGA
- a CDS encoding nucleoside deaminase, which yields MTTDTLDAGIRESERAWMDKAIELATTSVRDGGGPFGALIAKGGEIVALGSNQVTAGLDPTAHAEVSAIRAACRALGTFSLEGCTLVTSCEPCPMCLSSALWARVDRLVFSADRHDAAVAGFDDRKFYDLFEKRPQANWPMTVEHLDLPHRTQPFDAWIAKTDRVDY from the coding sequence ATGACCACCGACACCCTCGACGCCGGCATCCGCGAGTCCGAGCGCGCCTGGATGGACAAGGCCATCGAGCTGGCCACCACCAGCGTCCGCGACGGCGGCGGCCCCTTCGGCGCCCTGATCGCCAAGGGCGGTGAGATCGTCGCCCTCGGCAGCAACCAGGTGACCGCCGGCCTCGACCCCACCGCGCACGCCGAGGTCAGCGCCATCCGAGCGGCCTGCAGGGCGCTCGGCACGTTCAGTCTGGAAGGCTGCACCCTCGTCACGTCGTGCGAGCCCTGCCCGATGTGCCTCTCCTCGGCCCTGTGGGCCCGCGTCGACCGCCTCGTCTTCTCCGCCGACCGCCACGACGCCGCCGTGGCCGGCTTCGACGACCGCAAGTTCTACGACCTGTTCGAGAAGCGTCCGCAGGCGAACTGGCCCATGACCGTGGAACACCTCGACCTGCCCCACCGCACCCAGCCGTTCGACGCCTGGATCGCCAAGACCGACCGGGTCGACTACTGA